From Thalassotalea euphylliae, the proteins below share one genomic window:
- a CDS encoding TIGR03545 family protein: MSKVIRWQGLLAFVVIIALLFGAVILFAGPIAKMAIERFGRHYTGAEVNVAEVDVNFAPFGVKIWQLQATDPKAPQNNMLAFDAADASVELWPFLFGKTIVDNVEIKALSFNTARQSVGAVYRAPEESAVGNMAAQWQDDIQANLPDPKAVLEQSNLLTVQRAKALEETYQREQDLIERTKAKLPTKETLKEYQARVKALGQVKVKSLADIEKIKADFDQLKADFKQEREKIKQAKAEVIAAKNTLSEQVVALKNAPSEDWQNISQQYQLQTLEAEDFAHLLFGEKAREYYQWADIVFTHIKPLLAGEGEQTAQEQTALAMAQGRFVHFEEDAPLPDFWLKQGRIEVVAGDARYQAQLSDITMQHWLIDKASDVKIAADGIQGQGALNAALDFTLDASQQLTSQGNWQLAKLPLENIGLQETDNLTLQLVSALLSVAGNMSVNKGNLALTSDFNLAGSQFDGSADSKIAKVVLDTLKANQALGVTVNANGDWLSPNWGVSSDLDNLLGNALAQQVEAKLAGFKSELQAGLNDKMAGSLSLGEGQLGELLDFEALLNDSDKAFENLANNDVVKQQRKKLEDKAKDKIKDKLGKLFGG, encoded by the coding sequence ATGAGTAAAGTGATCCGTTGGCAAGGACTACTTGCTTTTGTCGTTATCATCGCCTTGCTATTCGGCGCAGTTATCCTGTTTGCTGGCCCTATTGCCAAAATGGCGATTGAACGTTTTGGTCGCCATTACACGGGGGCGGAAGTGAATGTTGCCGAGGTAGATGTAAATTTTGCGCCATTTGGCGTGAAAATTTGGCAACTACAAGCGACAGATCCTAAAGCGCCACAAAACAACATGTTGGCTTTTGATGCGGCTGATGCGAGTGTCGAGTTATGGCCGTTTCTCTTTGGTAAAACCATTGTTGATAACGTTGAGATTAAAGCGTTGAGTTTTAATACTGCCCGTCAATCAGTTGGTGCGGTTTATCGCGCCCCTGAGGAGTCAGCTGTCGGTAATATGGCTGCGCAATGGCAAGATGATATTCAAGCCAATTTGCCCGATCCTAAGGCAGTACTTGAGCAAAGTAATTTACTGACGGTGCAACGTGCAAAAGCGTTAGAGGAAACTTATCAGCGAGAGCAAGACCTGATTGAGCGCACCAAAGCTAAGTTACCAACGAAAGAAACGTTAAAAGAATACCAAGCGCGCGTGAAAGCTTTAGGCCAGGTGAAAGTAAAATCACTGGCAGATATTGAAAAAATCAAAGCGGATTTTGACCAACTAAAAGCTGATTTTAAGCAAGAGCGCGAGAAAATTAAGCAAGCAAAAGCTGAGGTCATTGCGGCAAAGAATACACTGAGCGAGCAAGTCGTTGCCCTGAAAAATGCACCGAGTGAAGACTGGCAAAATATTTCTCAGCAGTATCAATTACAAACGCTGGAAGCGGAAGACTTCGCTCACTTGTTATTTGGCGAAAAAGCCCGTGAATACTATCAATGGGCAGATATTGTATTTACACATATCAAGCCACTTTTGGCAGGTGAGGGTGAGCAAACCGCACAGGAGCAAACGGCACTGGCAATGGCACAAGGGCGCTTTGTGCACTTTGAGGAAGACGCGCCGTTACCTGATTTCTGGCTCAAACAAGGTCGTATTGAAGTGGTGGCTGGCGATGCCCGCTATCAAGCGCAGCTTAGCGATATTACCATGCAGCATTGGCTCATTGATAAAGCCAGCGATGTAAAAATTGCCGCTGATGGTATTCAAGGGCAAGGAGCATTAAATGCGGCGCTCGACTTTACATTGGACGCGAGCCAGCAACTGACTAGTCAAGGTAACTGGCAGTTGGCTAAGCTACCGCTGGAAAATATTGGCCTGCAGGAAACTGATAACCTAACACTGCAACTGGTCTCTGCCTTGCTGTCGGTTGCGGGTAATATGTCGGTCAACAAGGGTAACCTTGCACTTACTAGCGATTTTAATTTAGCGGGTAGTCAATTTGATGGTAGCGCCGATTCGAAAATTGCCAAGGTGGTACTTGATACCCTAAAAGCGAATCAGGCGTTAGGTGTAACGGTTAATGCTAATGGCGATTGGTTGTCACCTAACTGGGGCGTTAGCTCAGATTTAGATAACCTCTTGGGTAATGCATTGGCGCAGCAAGTAGAAGCCAAACTTGCCGGCTTTAAGAGTGAACTACAAGCTGGTTTGAATGACAAAATGGCCGGGTCATTATCGCTTGGCGAGGGGCAGTTGGGTGAGTTACTTGATTTTGAAGCCTTGCTTAACGACAGCGATAAAGCATTTGAAAATTTGGCGAATAACGATGTGGTCAAACAGCAACGGAAAAAGCTGGAAGATAAAGCCAAAGATAAAATTAAAGACAAACTGGGTAAGCTATTTGGCGGTTAA
- a CDS encoding nuclear transport factor 2 family protein, translated as MMKTPKTNTDINTDANIDTAKTLASTSPREIVKQWVDAFNAGNAELLSRFYHCDAVNHQVANKPVIGQQAIYQMFSAEFANAEMVCIVENIFQDGEWAILEWKDPIGLRGCGFFHIQNGLIVLQRGYWDRLSFLRAHNLPLPTK; from the coding sequence ATGATGAAAACGCCAAAAACGAATACCGATATTAATACCGATGCCAACATCGACACAGCAAAAACACTCGCCAGCACCTCACCTAGAGAAATAGTAAAACAGTGGGTTGATGCGTTTAATGCCGGTAATGCGGAATTACTGAGTCGTTTTTATCACTGTGATGCCGTCAATCATCAAGTCGCCAATAAGCCTGTGATAGGTCAGCAAGCAATTTATCAGATGTTTAGCGCAGAATTTGCCAATGCCGAGATGGTATGTATCGTCGAGAATATTTTTCAAGACGGTGAATGGGCCATATTGGAATGGAAAGATCCGATTGGGCTAAGGGGCTGTGGCTTTTTTCACATTCAAAACGGTTTAATTGTTTTGCAGCGCGGCTACTGGGATAGGCTGAGTTTTCTCAGAGCGCATAACCTGCCTCTTCCGACTAAATAA
- a CDS encoding CCXG family PEP-CTERM protein: MKTSLSGMLMIVALCCIVPLKANAALITYKTQGFSGNFSNADLKTQWSSLSGVVNSQTLSDFEQVWAGNQTFSYLSVEFSLVTDRVWTLEAGLDAGLGAQVYLDGHAIYKDSSNLWWAYNWSHGDIIKLDNLNLNQGGHQLEVFWLENCCNGFNSVRFTDQRSGVTSSLSLNALQTFEVPNPSSILLLGLALVGMFSANVSAKNTSSKVSA; this comes from the coding sequence ATGAAAACGAGTTTATCAGGCATGTTAATGATAGTGGCCTTATGCTGCATAGTGCCTCTTAAAGCCAATGCGGCGTTAATCACTTATAAGACGCAAGGCTTTAGCGGAAATTTTTCAAATGCAGATTTGAAAACCCAATGGTCTTCTTTGAGCGGCGTCGTCAATTCACAAACCTTGAGTGACTTTGAGCAAGTGTGGGCCGGTAACCAAACGTTTAGCTATTTATCCGTTGAATTCAGCTTAGTGACAGATAGGGTGTGGACCTTGGAAGCTGGCTTAGATGCAGGCTTAGGTGCTCAGGTGTACCTAGATGGTCACGCGATTTACAAAGACAGCTCTAACCTTTGGTGGGCGTATAATTGGAGCCATGGCGATATTATCAAACTGGACAACCTAAACCTAAACCAAGGGGGGCATCAGCTTGAGGTTTTCTGGCTAGAAAACTGTTGTAACGGCTTTAATAGCGTCAGGTTTACCGATCAGCGCTCAGGTGTCACATCGTCATTATCACTAAATGCACTCCAAACCTTTGAAGTACCTAATCCTAGTTCAATTTTACTGTTGGGGTTAGCCTTGGTGGGGATGTTCAGCGCTAACGTTAGCGCCAAAAATACTAGCTCAAAAGTTAGCGCATAA
- a CDS encoding class II fumarate hydratase: MEKYRIEKDSMGELHVPEHALYAAQTQRAVNNFPISGQQMPSAFVRALLLAKYAAAKANGELAQIPQAMSDAICQAVDALLAEDYMQHFPVDVFQTGSGTSSNMNANEVLATLATRIYGDNVGANDHINYGQSSNDIIPSTIHISAAIELSEKLLPALTYLRDAIRNKAEEVSHYIKTGRTHLMDAMPVSMSQSLLAWADQLAQNITHLQALQPSIQSLAQGGTAVGTGINAHPEFATTFNAELSKKTQLNFTPANNFFTHIGSQDIAVSLSGQLKTVAVTMMKIANDLRWMNSGPLAGLGEIELEALQPGSSIMPGKVNPVIPEAAAMVAAQVIGNDTTITIAGQSGNFELNVMLPLVAKNLLDSIELLSNISIQLADKAITTFKVNDKKLAEALARNPILVTALNPIIGYLKAAEIAKLAYKEGRPIIDVAAEHTELSKEELMKLLDPAKLTLGGIQS; this comes from the coding sequence AGTTACACGTGCCTGAACATGCGCTTTATGCCGCACAAACTCAACGCGCTGTAAACAATTTTCCGATCAGCGGCCAGCAAATGCCAAGTGCATTTGTACGGGCTTTATTGCTCGCCAAATATGCCGCAGCCAAAGCTAATGGCGAATTAGCCCAGATTCCTCAAGCGATGAGCGACGCCATTTGCCAAGCGGTAGATGCGCTACTGGCGGAAGACTACATGCAGCACTTTCCTGTTGACGTGTTCCAAACAGGCTCTGGCACCAGCTCAAACATGAATGCGAATGAAGTGTTAGCAACGCTGGCAACCCGCATTTATGGCGACAATGTTGGCGCTAATGATCACATCAATTACGGGCAAAGTAGTAACGACATTATTCCGTCAACTATTCATATCAGTGCGGCAATTGAACTGTCGGAGAAATTGCTACCCGCGCTAACGTACCTGCGCGATGCTATTCGCAATAAAGCAGAAGAAGTCAGTCACTACATTAAAACAGGCCGCACGCATTTAATGGATGCCATGCCTGTGAGTATGTCGCAGTCGCTATTGGCCTGGGCTGATCAACTAGCGCAAAATATTACGCATTTGCAGGCACTGCAGCCCAGTATTCAATCATTGGCACAAGGTGGTACTGCGGTTGGCACGGGTATCAACGCTCACCCCGAATTTGCGACGACGTTCAATGCTGAATTAAGTAAAAAAACTCAGCTTAACTTTACCCCGGCCAACAACTTCTTTACCCATATTGGCTCGCAAGATATTGCCGTTAGCTTGTCGGGTCAGCTAAAAACAGTTGCGGTGACTATGATGAAAATTGCCAACGACTTGCGCTGGATGAACTCTGGTCCTTTAGCAGGCTTAGGCGAAATCGAATTGGAAGCACTGCAACCCGGCTCATCAATCATGCCAGGTAAAGTTAACCCAGTGATCCCAGAAGCTGCTGCTATGGTCGCGGCGCAAGTGATTGGCAATGATACAACGATTACCATCGCAGGTCAGTCAGGTAACTTTGAGTTAAATGTCATGCTGCCACTTGTCGCTAAAAATTTACTCGACAGTATTGAGCTATTAAGCAATATTTCGATTCAGCTAGCAGACAAAGCAATCACTACATTCAAAGTGAACGATAAAAAGCTGGCAGAAGCGTTAGCGCGTAACCCTATTTTAGTGACAGCACTGAACCCTATCATCGGTTACTTAAAAGCGGCGGAAATTGCCAAGCTCGCTTACAAAGAAGGTCGACCTATTATTGACGTTGCGGCTGAGCACACTGAGCTAAGTAAAGAAGAGCTAATGAAATTGCTAGATCCAGCGAAACTCACTTTGGGGGGCATTCAAAGCTAG